In Shouchella patagoniensis, the following are encoded in one genomic region:
- the mqo gene encoding malate dehydrogenase (quinone), producing the protein MTDKQSTTDVLLIGAGVMSSTLGVLLKELAPDWKIQVFEKLANAGEESSNEWNNAGTGHAALCELNYTNVKPDGTVDISKAIKINEQFQTSMQFWSYLVTRNLIQQPQEFIRALPHMSVVQGESNVEFLKKRFKALSSNPLFKGMEFADDPEKLMEWIPLMMKDRSSDEPIAATKIDTGTDVNFGALTHKMFDHLEEENVEIHYNHSVTDITRGSNGRWDVKIRNLESGTIETHTAKFVFIGGGGGSLHLLQKSGIPESKHIGGFPVSGIFMTCNNPAIVEQHHAKVYGKAKVGAPPMSVPHLDTRFIDNEKKLLFGPFAGFSPKFLKYGSVLDLFTSVKANNLFTMLAAGAKNMGLTKYLIQQVLLSKEQRMNELREFIPNAKSEDWDLVVAGQRVQVIRDTEAGGKGTLQFGTEVISARDGSLAALLGASPGASTAVHVMLEVLERCFPKQMPEWEAKIKEMVPSFRMSLAEKPLLLNEVHASTAKALELHVDDNQTKVKTESDFLKQA; encoded by the coding sequence ATGACTGACAAACAAAGTACAACAGACGTTTTATTAATCGGTGCTGGAGTCATGAGTTCGACTTTAGGTGTACTTCTGAAAGAATTAGCACCAGATTGGAAGATCCAAGTATTCGAAAAGCTTGCAAATGCAGGGGAAGAAAGCTCGAATGAATGGAACAATGCGGGTACAGGACATGCGGCACTGTGTGAGCTTAATTACACGAATGTAAAGCCGGATGGAACGGTCGACATTAGCAAAGCGATTAAGATTAATGAACAGTTTCAAACATCGATGCAATTCTGGTCTTACCTTGTTACCCGTAACTTAATTCAACAACCGCAGGAATTTATTAGAGCATTGCCGCATATGAGCGTTGTCCAAGGCGAAAGTAATGTAGAATTTTTGAAAAAACGTTTTAAAGCGCTTTCTTCTAATCCGCTATTTAAAGGGATGGAATTTGCAGACGACCCAGAAAAATTAATGGAATGGATTCCACTTATGATGAAAGACCGCTCATCAGACGAACCGATAGCGGCAACAAAAATAGACACAGGAACAGATGTAAATTTTGGTGCACTAACACATAAAATGTTTGACCATTTAGAAGAAGAAAACGTCGAGATTCATTACAACCATAGTGTAACCGATATTACACGCGGAAGCAACGGACGTTGGGACGTCAAAATACGTAATCTTGAAAGCGGTACAATTGAAACGCATACTGCAAAATTTGTCTTTATTGGTGGTGGCGGAGGTAGTCTGCATTTATTACAGAAATCTGGGATTCCTGAAAGCAAACATATTGGTGGTTTCCCGGTAAGTGGAATCTTTATGACATGTAATAACCCAGCGATTGTGGAGCAACATCATGCGAAAGTTTACGGAAAAGCAAAAGTGGGCGCCCCACCGATGTCTGTGCCCCATTTAGATACAAGATTCATCGATAATGAAAAGAAATTGCTGTTTGGACCGTTTGCTGGCTTTTCACCAAAATTTTTAAAGTACGGTTCTGTACTTGATTTATTTACATCTGTGAAAGCCAATAACCTCTTTACGATGCTCGCTGCCGGAGCAAAAAATATGGGGTTAACGAAATACTTAATTCAACAAGTACTGTTATCAAAAGAACAACGGATGAACGAGTTACGCGAGTTTATCCCAAACGCTAAAAGCGAAGATTGGGACTTAGTTGTCGCTGGTCAGCGTGTTCAAGTCATTCGTGATACAGAAGCAGGTGGAAAAGGAACACTTCAATTTGGCACAGAAGTGATTAGTGCAAGAGACGGCTCCCTTGCCGCACTGCTTGGGGCTTCCCCAGGGGCTTCAACGGCTGTCCATGTCATGCTTGAAGTACTAGAAAGATGTTTTCCAAAACAGATGCCAGAGTGGGAAGCAAAAATCAAGGAAATGGTGCCTTCTTTTAGAATGTCACTAGCAGAGAAGCCGTTGCTTCTAAATGAGGTTCATGCATCAACAGCGAAAGCGTTGGAATTACATGTAGATGATAACCAGACAAAAGTGAAAACGGAATCGGATTTTTTAAAGCAAGCGTAA
- a CDS encoding ArsR/SmtB family transcription factor — MTWDRDALFKALSDSTRRLIIDELSERNEQTLFELTVRLITNHDLSISRQAIAKHLSVLEDAGLVQSKRKGKYRVLLFNNEPLKNLLEGWVE; from the coding sequence ATGACTTGGGATAGAGATGCACTATTTAAAGCACTTAGCGACTCGACACGAAGGCTAATTATAGACGAACTTTCCGAACGTAACGAGCAAACGTTGTTTGAACTTACGGTACGTCTTATTACGAATCACGACCTCTCCATTTCGCGACAGGCGATTGCTAAACATCTTTCTGTATTGGAAGATGCAGGGCTCGTGCAATCAAAACGAAAAGGTAAATATCGAGTACTTCTATTTAACAACGAACCACTAAAAAATTTGTTAGAAGGTTGGGTAGAATAA
- a CDS encoding VOC family protein encodes MKIIVTSIFVEDQEKALAFYTETLGFIKKHDVPTGEFRWIALVSPEDQKGTELLLEPNNHPAAKEYQQKLFAEGVPVTMFGIADIHAEYKRLMERGVTFTMEPTKMGDQTIAVFDDTCGNFIQMIQE; translated from the coding sequence ATGAAAATTATTGTTACTAGTATTTTCGTAGAAGATCAAGAAAAGGCGCTAGCATTTTATACAGAAACATTAGGGTTTATAAAAAAACATGACGTCCCGACAGGGGAATTTAGATGGATTGCGCTTGTTTCTCCCGAGGATCAAAAAGGTACTGAGCTACTGCTTGAACCGAATAATCATCCAGCCGCAAAAGAGTATCAACAGAAGTTATTTGCTGAAGGCGTACCAGTCACAATGTTTGGGATTGCGGATATTCACGCAGAGTACAAGCGTTTAATGGAAAGAGGCGTGACGTTTACGATGGAACCAACAAAAATGGGTGATCAAACAATAGCTGTTTTTGATGATACTTGTGGCAATTTCATTCAGATGATTCAGGAGTAG
- a CDS encoding DUF2975 domain-containing protein: protein MKRGSTWFLRMAVFLIGTPVLILALFGLYWLANNPVSPDYDQLLYPILVGMYVTVIPFIVALYQAFKLLTYIDKNQSFSELTVKSLKNIKFCGLIISGLYVGMMPFVYLVAELDDAPGLIVVGMVLAFASIVIAVFAAVLQRLLQEAIDIKSENDLVV, encoded by the coding sequence ATGAAACGAGGATCAACATGGTTTTTAAGAATGGCGGTTTTTCTTATTGGGACGCCAGTTCTTATCTTGGCTTTATTTGGCTTGTATTGGTTAGCAAATAATCCAGTAAGTCCTGATTACGACCAGCTCTTATATCCCATTTTAGTAGGTATGTATGTAACAGTGATACCGTTTATCGTTGCATTGTATCAGGCTTTTAAACTCTTAACGTATATTGATAAGAACCAATCTTTCTCAGAATTGACGGTTAAATCCCTTAAGAACATCAAATTCTGTGGCCTGATTATCAGTGGATTGTATGTTGGAATGATGCCATTTGTTTATCTCGTAGCAGAACTAGATGATGCCCCAGGACTAATTGTAGTTGGTATGGTTCTTGCCTTTGCTTCAATCGTGATTGCAGTTTTTGCAGCTGTTCTTCAAAGGCTTTTACAAGAAGCGATTGATATCAAATCGGAAAATGACTTAGTAGTCTGA
- a CDS encoding helix-turn-helix domain-containing protein, with protein sequence MAIRINIDVVMAKRKMSVTELSERVGITMANLSILKNGKAKAIRFSTLEAICKALECQPGDILEYKSEEDV encoded by the coding sequence ATGGCAATTAGAATAAATATTGATGTGGTGATGGCTAAAAGGAAAATGAGCGTAACAGAGCTCTCTGAAAGGGTGGGAATAACAATGGCTAACCTATCTATATTAAAAAATGGAAAGGCAAAAGCGATTCGTTTTTCAACTTTAGAAGCCATTTGTAAGGCATTAGAGTGTCAACCTGGAGACATTTTAGAATACAAAAGTGAAGAAGATGTTTAA
- a CDS encoding MFS transporter has product MQRSSLQIAKHTLTKKDVDQGNTWINSGTSFGIILTGPVVLLFTEHWRLSYLFFAIIAVIVLIWNYYSIPSSNKQKHVLDQKLHWLSIITKAKFLLIASFIIGMSSSIYWTFSRSYLTTVYTMTTTESVVFWIIMGIAGVLGGVAGGFIQKIGLTWSYRLLLFLMVLSILTVSSHLTVYISAALFGSTYIFLTGLFIVWGTRIFNTLPALGVSLSFLALGIGQSVGSFFAGKTIELTTYPFSFVLFAGLGLIGFFVPTDKKKAL; this is encoded by the coding sequence ATCCAGCGATCATCGTTACAAATAGCAAAACATACGTTAACAAAAAAAGACGTTGATCAAGGAAATACATGGATAAATAGTGGAACAAGTTTTGGGATCATTTTAACGGGACCCGTTGTATTACTCTTTACAGAACATTGGAGACTATCCTATCTTTTCTTTGCCATTATAGCGGTGATTGTATTGATTTGGAATTATTATTCCATTCCATCTTCCAATAAACAAAAACACGTTTTAGATCAAAAGCTTCATTGGCTATCCATTATAACAAAAGCAAAGTTCTTACTTATCGCTTCATTTATAATTGGCATGAGTTCTTCCATTTACTGGACTTTTTCAAGGAGTTATCTAACGACAGTCTATACGATGACTACAACTGAAAGTGTTGTATTTTGGATTATTATGGGAATAGCGGGTGTGTTAGGTGGAGTAGCAGGAGGCTTTATTCAGAAAATCGGATTAACATGGTCTTATCGACTGCTTCTGTTTTTAATGGTCCTATCCATTTTAACAGTATCATCTCATTTGACTGTCTATATTTCCGCAGCGTTATTTGGAAGTACGTATATCTTCCTTACTGGATTATTTATTGTTTGGGGTACAAGGATTTTTAACACCTTACCAGCCTTAGGCGTTAGCTTGTCTTTCCTAGCTCTAGGAATTGGCCAATCAGTAGGCTCTTTCTTTGCGGGAAAAACGATCGAGCTGACCACATATCCATTTAGTTTTGTATTGTTTGCAGGATTAGGGCTGATAGGTTTCTTTGTTCCGACTGATAAAAAGAAAGCTTTATAA
- a CDS encoding TetR/AcrR family transcriptional regulator yields MSKKREQLLEQSERLFDKHGFHTIGLKQIINESGVALMTLYNHFASKEALILEVLRRREERYLHSLDRSIGDKKSSALALAESHMNWIRSYNSSGCMFLKAREEYSVNQSYNSEIVDFAQQHKNRLLTFFQEKGLDEKEAIRLVLLFEGATALAEVFHVETIAEELTYSVKELFSS; encoded by the coding sequence ATGAGTAAAAAACGTGAGCAACTACTTGAGCAATCAGAGCGATTATTTGATAAACATGGGTTTCATACGATCGGCCTGAAGCAGATTATTAATGAATCGGGTGTTGCTCTGATGACACTTTACAATCATTTTGCTTCAAAAGAAGCGCTTATTTTAGAAGTATTAAGAAGAAGAGAAGAAAGGTATCTCCATTCATTAGATCGTTCGATAGGCGATAAGAAATCTTCTGCATTAGCGTTAGCAGAATCTCACATGAACTGGATACGCTCCTATAATTCAAGTGGCTGCATGTTTTTAAAAGCTAGGGAAGAATATTCTGTAAATCAATCGTATAATAGTGAAATTGTTGATTTCGCCCAACAACATAAAAATCGCTTATTAACATTCTTTCAGGAGAAAGGGTTGGATGAAAAAGAAGCGATTCGATTAGTTCTTTTATTTGAAGGAGCTACCGCGTTGGCTGAAGTGTTTCACGTAGAGACAATAGCCGAAGAGTTAACGTATTCCGTCAAAGAATTATTTTCTTCGTAA
- a CDS encoding VOC family protein has translation MNPILNQIGTIFIPVSNIEEARNWYCDLLGLPSDGEILHGHLYILPMNGTGIVLDSKIYSENTIFKVPLFHLNTNNIEQAFEYMKSKNVELTTDIQHNHWFNFKDLDGNHLMMCKC, from the coding sequence ATGAATCCAATTTTAAATCAAATTGGTACGATATTTATTCCTGTAAGCAACATCGAAGAAGCTCGTAATTGGTATTGTGACCTACTAGGTCTCCCGTCAGATGGTGAAATCTTACATGGGCATTTGTATATCTTACCTATGAATGGAACGGGAATTGTATTAGACAGTAAAATTTATTCAGAGAACACTATTTTTAAGGTTCCACTTTTTCATTTGAACACAAACAATATAGAACAAGCATTTGAGTATATGAAAAGTAAGAATGTTGAGTTAACGACAGATATTCAGCATAACCATTGGTTTAATTTTAAAGACCTTGATGGAAATCATTTAATGATGTGTAAATGTTAA
- a CDS encoding proline dehydrogenase family protein, producing the protein MVYEMERFSNALKSVARNQDIKKYIQQSEVLFPLFMAGVKRFVAGETRQEGLERAKKYIQNGHRVSLEFIGENTTSRMGSIDAKNEFLALIDDLSQQLIKATVSFDLSHIGMMVSDKLALTHLKELATAAYPTDIQLMISMEESEKTDRILSIYKEVSAEFENLGITLQVHLKRSADDLNQLLQTQGRIRLVKGAYQEPEGTYIPRSNELNERYIDFAKKCISNNHLLSIASHDQSLLNELESTGILSHSLVEVEMLDGVGSNDLQKLIAKQVNTKVYITYGTEWYLYLAHRIAEYPPNIYTFVSDIVEESFVNSTNK; encoded by the coding sequence ATGGTTTATGAAATGGAACGCTTTTCTAATGCATTAAAGTCCGTTGCCAGAAATCAAGATATTAAAAAGTATATTCAGCAATCAGAGGTACTTTTTCCTCTATTTATGGCGGGTGTAAAACGATTTGTTGCGGGAGAAACTCGGCAAGAAGGTTTAGAACGAGCAAAGAAATATATTCAAAATGGACATCGGGTTTCGCTTGAATTTATAGGTGAGAACACAACATCTAGGATGGGGAGTATCGATGCGAAAAATGAATTTTTAGCATTAATAGATGACCTATCACAACAATTAATAAAAGCGACGGTTTCCTTTGACCTTTCCCATATTGGGATGATGGTATCAGATAAACTTGCTCTAACTCATTTAAAAGAGTTAGCTACTGCTGCATATCCTACTGATATTCAGCTGATGATTAGCATGGAGGAGTCAGAAAAAACAGACCGAATCCTATCTATTTATAAAGAGGTTTCAGCGGAATTTGAAAATTTGGGAATTACATTACAAGTCCATTTAAAACGATCTGCTGATGATTTAAACCAACTCCTACAAACACAAGGACGAATTAGGCTAGTGAAGGGTGCTTATCAAGAGCCAGAAGGTACATATATTCCAAGATCTAATGAATTAAACGAACGTTATATTGATTTTGCAAAAAAGTGTATTTCTAATAACCACTTATTATCTATCGCTAGTCATGACCAGAGTTTACTAAATGAATTAGAGTCAACTGGTATACTATCCCATTCATTAGTTGAAGTAGAAATGTTAGATGGTGTAGGTAGCAATGATCTTCAAAAACTAATTGCTAAACAGGTAAATACAAAAGTGTATATTACGTATGGTACGGAGTGGTATCTGTATTTAGCTCACCGAATTGCTGAGTATCCTCCAAATATCTATACATTTGTTTCTGATATTGTTGAGGAAAGTTTCGTGAATTCGACTAATAAGTGA